The Miscanthus floridulus cultivar M001 chromosome 7, ASM1932011v1, whole genome shotgun sequence genome includes a region encoding these proteins:
- the LOC136465896 gene encoding uncharacterized protein encodes MRVRDCVRTVAVVMPFLVQPCRCPCPADMAMAVMGACASCPSCNFASSARGPDRGNRRRSKVGAVATSERQGHGVLGLGKEAKRGWERSGGGQRERAHGDKKGGTPQDGVKTDKGKVLKVSWDGSADSYNAAKLEELF; translated from the exons ATGCGTGTGCGTGACTGTGTGCGGACCGTGGCGGTGGTGATGCCATTCCTGGTGCAGCCGTGCCGGTGTCCGTGCCCAGCAGACATGGCCATGGCTGTGATGGGTGCGTGCGCGTCGTGCCCAAGCTGCAACTTCGCGAGCTCGGCTCGAGGGCCAGATAGAGGGAACAGAAGGCGATCAAAGGTTGGCGCCGTTGCGACCTCAGAGCGGCAAGGCCATGGCGTTCTAGGATTGGGAAAGGAGGCTAAGAGGGGATGGGAGAGAAGTGGCGGCGGCCAGAGGGAGAGG GCACATGGAGATAAGAAGGGTGGAACCCCACAGGACGGGGTGAAAACAGACAAGGGCAAGGTCTTGAAGGTTTCATGGGATGGGAGTGCTGATTCGTATAATGCGGCAAAGTTGGAGGAGCTCTTCTAG